One window of the Eucalyptus grandis isolate ANBG69807.140 chromosome 6, ASM1654582v1, whole genome shotgun sequence genome contains the following:
- the LOC104451519 gene encoding protein DETOXIFICATION 18, translated as MASDRSSTMLQPARHEEDGEGGGGGGGGDGSITRRLRWWQRALDLQEAKRQVLFSMPMILSNLSYYGIPLASVMFAGHLGKPELAGATLANSWATVTGFAFMTGSSGALETLCGQGFGAKLYRTLGIHLQASCIVSLFFSTLISIFWFYTEPVLILLHQDSQIAKTAALYMKFLIPGIFAYGILQNILRFLQTQSIVFPLVMLSVVPFVIHIGIAYALVHGTVLGFEGAPLAASISLWLSVLALAIYMTCSKRCKNSWEGISFESFSYIFTNLRLALPSAAMVCLEYWAFEILVFLAGLMKNSETTTSLIAMCVNTETIAYMITSGLSAAASTRVSNELGAGNIDRAKNAMVVSLKLSFLLAVAFVLALASGHNVWAGLFSGSTSIIAEFGSMTPLLAISIAIDSVQGVLSGVARGCGWQHLAVYVNFVTFYCIGVLIAVLLGFKLNLHVKGLWIGLICGLSSQTVTLLVITLRTKWSRMDLSVDMDQE; from the exons ATGGCTTCAGACCGTTCCTCGACCATGCTTCAACCCGCTCGACATGAAGAAgacggagaaggaggaggaggaggaggaggaggagatggctCCATCACGAGGAGGCTCAGATGGTGGCAAAGGGCGCTGGACTTGCAAGAAGCCAAGAGGCAAGTGCTGTTCTCGATGCCCATGATCCTGAGCAACCTCTCCTACTACGGCATCCCCTTGGCCTCTGTCATGTTCGCCGGCCACCTCGGTAAGCCTGAGCTCGCCGGCGCCACCCTTGCCAACTCCTGGGCCACTGTCACCGGCTTCGCCTTCATG ACTGGCTCGAGTGGAGCACTTGAAACACTGTGCGGACAAGGATTTGGTGCGAAGTTATATCGAACATTGGGAATTCATCTGCAAGCTTCCTGCATTGTTTCATTGTTCTTCTCCACCCTAATCTCCATATTTTGGTTCTACACTGAGCCTGTATTGATCCTGCTTCATCAAGATTCGCAAATTGCGAAAACGGCAGCTCTCTACATGAAATTCCTGATCCCGGGAATTTTCGCGTATGGGATTTTGCAGAATATCCTGAGGTTCTTGCAGACGCAAAGTATTGTATTCCCACTGGTGATGTTGTCGGTTGTTCCGTTTGTTATTCACATAGGCATTGCGTATGCCTTGGTCCACGGGACAGTGCTTGGTTTTGAGGGAGCTCCTTTGGcggcttcaatttctttgtggcTTTCAGTTCTTGCGTTGGCCATTTACATGACTTGTTCAAAGCGTTGCAAGAATTCATGGGAAGGAATTTCCTTCGAGTCATTCAGCTATATCTTCACTAATTTGAGATTGGCATTGCCTTCGGCTGCAATGGTTTG CTTGGAATATTGGGCCTTCGAGATTCTGGTTTTCCTTGCAGGACTAATGAAGAACTCTGAAACAACTACTTCCTTGATTGCAATGTG TGTGAACACGGAAACTATTGCTTACATGATTACATCTGGACTCAGTGCTGCGGCAAG CACAAGGGTGTCCAATGAATTGGGAGCCGGCAACATTGACCGAGCAAAGAACGCAATGGTCGTGTCGCTTAAGCTCTCTTTCTTGCTAGCAGTAGCATTTGTACTGGCTTTAGCCTCTGGACACAATGTTTGGGCGGGCCTGTTCAGCGGCAGCACCTCCATCATAGCAGAATTCGGCTCGATGACGCCCCTACTTGCCATCTCCATCgcgattgattctgtccaaggGGTCTTATCAG GTGTGGCTCGGGGATGTGGGTGGCAACATTTGGCCGTGTACGTCAACTTCGTGACGTTCTACTGCATCGGGGTTCTGATCGCAGTCCTTCTCGGGTTCAAGTTGAATTTACATGTCAAG GGTTTGTGGATAGGCCTAATCTGCGGTCTCTCCTCGCAAACTGTCACTCTCCTGGTGATCACCCTCCGGACAAAGTGGAGCAGAATGGATCTCTCGGTCGACATGGATCAGGAA